A single window of Limnothrix sp. FACHB-406 DNA harbors:
- a CDS encoding four helix bundle protein, with protein sequence MKDIRERAFEFAVRIVKVCQFLDEKPGVSRTLSKQLLRSGTSIGANLEEAQAGQSKADFISKNSIALKEARETHYWLKLLSATDILPENRIMTLQSEAAEIMKIIGAIITSSKK encoded by the coding sequence ATGAAAGATATTCGGGAGAGGGCATTTGAGTTTGCGGTGCGGATTGTGAAAGTCTGTCAGTTTCTGGATGAAAAGCCAGGAGTAAGTAGGACACTGAGCAAGCAACTGCTTCGCTCTGGAACTTCTATTGGTGCTAATTTGGAAGAAGCGCAGGCAGGACAGAGTAAGGCGGATTTCATTAGCAAAAACTCGATCGCTCTCAAAGAAGCTCGCGAAACCCACTACTGGCTGAAATTACTCAGCGCCACAGACATTCTTCCTGAAAATCGCATCATGACTCTTCAATCTGAAGCAGCAGAAATTATGAAAATCATCGGAGCAATTATTACTTCAAGTAAAAAGTAA
- a CDS encoding DUF29 domain-containing protein, protein MFPTQNLNLLYDQDILLWAEDTVAKLRARDFDHLDLEHLIEEVEALGISQKKELISRLIVLLEHLLKRLYVNLPHDYNGWERTIRTQRGELEVLLDAVPSLSGRWELSFDKAWQIALKNTRKEYPKTSFPAEWPYDRSIEPMLNHDMWLEAPEESEESE, encoded by the coding sequence ATGTTTCCAACTCAAAATCTCAACCTTCTCTACGACCAAGATATTTTGCTGTGGGCAGAAGATACGGTTGCCAAACTGAGGGCGAGGGACTTCGATCACCTCGATCTTGAACATTTGATTGAAGAGGTAGAAGCATTGGGAATTTCGCAAAAAAAGGAGCTGATTAGCCGCCTGATTGTTTTATTAGAACATCTGTTGAAGCGGTTATATGTCAACTTGCCCCATGACTATAACGGATGGGAGCGAACAATTCGGACGCAGCGAGGAGAGCTAGAAGTTTTGCTGGATGCTGTTCCTAGCCTCAGTGGTCGATGGGAACTCAGCTTTGATAAGGCTTGGCAAATTGCCCTGAAAAATACGCGGAAGGAATATCCAAAAACTTCTTTCCCAGCAGAATGGCCCTACGATCGCTCGATCGAGCCAATGTTAAATCATGATATGTGGCTAGAAGCACCCGAAGAATCTGAAGAATCCGAATAA
- the argC gene encoding N-acetyl-gamma-glutamyl-phosphate reductase: protein MSNTDKIPVGIVGASGYGGVQLVRILLDHPHVELTYLGGESSAGQSYGQVYPHLAHRISLKVESIDLDEIARRCRVVFLGLPNGIACDLAPQLVDRGCKVLDLSADYRFRDLNTYEDWYGKSRSDQEVAAMAVYGLPELNREAIAEANLIGCPGCYPTASLLALLPLLKQGIIIPETAIIDAKSGTSGGGRQAKTNMLLAEAGGSFSAYGVGRHRHTPEIEQICTDLAGHEVRIQFTPHLIPMPRGILSTVYATLRDPGLVREDLLTIYNAFYRNSPWVKVLPSGVYPQTKWALGTNLCYLGVEVDPRTDRVIVLSAIDNLMKGQSGQAVQCMNLMLGLDETIGLPQLAFYP, encoded by the coding sequence ATGAGTAATACAGACAAGATTCCAGTTGGCATCGTTGGCGCATCGGGCTACGGCGGCGTGCAACTGGTCAGAATTCTGTTAGATCATCCCCATGTGGAACTGACCTATTTGGGCGGCGAAAGCAGTGCCGGCCAAAGCTATGGGCAAGTTTATCCTCACCTGGCCCACCGCATTTCCCTGAAGGTGGAGTCGATCGACCTGGATGAGATTGCCCGGCGCTGTCGGGTGGTGTTTTTGGGGCTGCCCAACGGGATTGCCTGTGACTTGGCCCCTCAACTGGTCGATCGGGGCTGCAAGGTGCTGGATCTGTCGGCGGATTACCGGTTCCGGGATCTGAACACCTATGAAGACTGGTATGGCAAGAGTCGCAGCGATCAGGAAGTGGCGGCCATGGCGGTCTATGGGCTGCCGGAACTGAATCGCGAGGCGATCGCGGAGGCGAACCTGATTGGTTGTCCCGGCTGCTATCCCACGGCCAGCCTGTTGGCCCTGCTGCCCCTGCTGAAACAGGGGATTATCATTCCGGAAACGGCGATCATTGATGCCAAGTCCGGCACGTCCGGCGGCGGCCGCCAGGCCAAAACCAACATGCTGTTGGCAGAAGCGGGCGGTTCCTTTTCTGCCTATGGGGTCGGTCGCCATCGCCACACGCCGGAAATTGAACAAATTTGCACGGATTTGGCGGGCCATGAAGTGCGGATTCAATTCACGCCCCACCTGATACCGATGCCGCGCGGCATTTTGTCCACCGTCTATGCCACCCTCCGCGATCCGGGCCTGGTGCGCGAAGACCTGCTGACCATCTACAACGCCTTCTATCGCAACAGTCCTTGGGTGAAGGTGTTGCCCAGTGGGGTCTATCCCCAAACCAAGTGGGCCCTAGGAACCAACCTTTGCTATTTGGGTGTGGAGGTGGATCCACGCACCGATCGGGTGATTGTGTTGTCGGCGATCGATAACCTGATGAAGGGCCAATCGGGTCAGGCGGTGCAGTGCATGAACCTGATGTTGGGCTTGGATGAAACGATCGGGTTGCCCCAGTTGGCGTTCTATCCCTAG
- the ribBA gene encoding bifunctional 3,4-dihydroxy-2-butanone-4-phosphate synthase/GTP cyclohydrolase II, with amino-acid sequence MTHHTVPQSVPAFVFDTIPAILADLKAGRPVVIVDDENRENEGDIIYAAEKVTADAVNFMATEARGLICLAMTGDRLDALELPLMVTNNTDSNQTAFTVSIDASPALGVSTGISAEDRAKTIQVAIDPRTRPEDLRRPGHIFPLRSREGGVLKRAGHTEAAVDLARLAGLYPAGVICEIQNPDGSMARLPQLIDYAQHYDLKIATIADLISYRLQHERFVIRETVTKLPTEFGLFEIYGYRNEIDGSDHVAIVKGDPATFHDRPVLVRVHSECLTGDALGSLRCDCRAQLIAALKMIEQADEGVVVYLRQEGRGIGLINKLKAYSLQDLGFDTVEANEKLGFPADLRDYGVGAQILNDLGINQVRLITNNPRKIAGVRGYGLEVVDRVPLLIEANSFNTRYLTTKAAKLGHLLLQTYLVTIALHWTDHPTTSEAYERLAQLRQLVSDRDLRLREEARPVAVALFGNPALIVHLGFDQSNLAMAGWYREPGHPYLEAIAQLLDQLADWQAVQRLEFLVSEGGDPMAGLQVKLDRLTYKLSSGHRPSTICQDVESQQIYSFLR; translated from the coding sequence ATGACCCACCACACTGTCCCCCAGTCTGTTCCCGCGTTTGTGTTTGACACGATTCCCGCCATCCTGGCAGACCTGAAGGCCGGGCGGCCTGTGGTGATTGTGGATGACGAAAACCGCGAAAACGAAGGGGACATCATCTACGCCGCTGAAAAGGTGACGGCGGACGCGGTGAACTTCATGGCCACGGAAGCGCGGGGGCTAATTTGTTTGGCCATGACGGGCGATCGGCTCGATGCATTGGAGTTGCCCTTGATGGTGACCAACAACACGGACAGCAACCAAACGGCCTTCACCGTCAGCATTGATGCCTCGCCGGCCTTGGGGGTGAGCACGGGCATTTCAGCGGAAGACCGCGCCAAAACAATCCAAGTGGCGATCGACCCACGAACCCGGCCGGAAGATCTGCGGCGACCGGGGCACATTTTCCCCCTGCGATCGCGTGAAGGGGGGGTGCTGAAGCGGGCAGGGCACACGGAGGCGGCCGTGGACTTGGCTCGCCTGGCGGGGCTTTATCCAGCGGGCGTGATTTGCGAAATTCAAAATCCCGATGGTTCCATGGCCCGGTTACCGCAACTGATTGACTATGCCCAGCACTACGACCTGAAAATCGCCACAATCGCGGACTTAATTAGCTATCGGCTGCAACATGAGCGGTTTGTGATCCGGGAAACGGTCACCAAACTGCCCACGGAGTTTGGCCTGTTTGAGATCTATGGCTATCGCAACGAAATTGACGGTTCCGACCATGTGGCGATCGTCAAGGGCGACCCGGCCACCTTCCACGATCGCCCGGTGTTGGTGCGGGTGCATTCGGAATGTCTGACAGGGGATGCGCTGGGATCCTTGCGCTGTGACTGTCGAGCGCAACTGATCGCGGCCCTGAAAATGATTGAGCAGGCCGATGAAGGGGTGGTGGTTTACCTGCGCCAGGAAGGTCGCGGCATTGGCCTGATTAATAAGCTCAAGGCCTATTCCTTGCAAGATTTGGGCTTTGACACGGTGGAAGCCAACGAAAAGCTCGGTTTTCCAGCGGATTTGCGCGATTACGGTGTGGGCGCACAAATTTTGAACGATTTGGGCATTAACCAAGTGCGGCTGATTACCAATAACCCGCGCAAAATTGCCGGTGTTCGTGGCTATGGGTTGGAAGTGGTCGATCGCGTGCCCTTGTTGATTGAGGCCAACTCCTTCAACACGCGCTATCTGACCACCAAGGCGGCCAAGCTGGGGCATCTGCTGCTGCAAACCTATCTGGTGACGATCGCCCTCCATTGGACGGATCACCCCACCACTAGCGAAGCCTACGAACGGTTAGCCCAGTTGCGACAATTGGTGAGCGATCGGGATTTGCGATTGCGGGAAGAGGCGCGGCCGGTGGCGGTGGCCCTGTTTGGCAATCCGGCGCTGATTGTGCATTTGGGCTTTGACCAATCCAATTTGGCCATGGCCGGTTGGTATCGCGAACCGGGCCATCCTTACCTGGAGGCGATCGCCCAACTCCTGGATCAGTTGGCAGACTGGCAAGCGGTGCAGCGGCTGGAATTTTTGGTCAGTGAAGGGGGCGACCCCATGGCCGGGCTACAGGTGAAGCTCGATCGCCTGACCTACAAGCTGTCAAGCGGGCATCGACCATCCACCATTTGCCAAGATGTGGAAAGCCAGCAAATTTATAGCTTCCTGCGCTAG
- a CDS encoding DUF559 domain-containing protein codes for MPLHRQRAQKYLQTFDFESLFIEELGWDTVDRVMLPFEVDGEYFEVVSLAQKRGFTVFKCITPEIPARPIRVKLDRQLTDYSKSHLLVFGDESKTQQEWLWLKPEIKQGKSKKGKGKSAETVTSTRAVRSHSYKVSQNPETLLQKLEALIVDFKEEGNLTHVDVAQKVKQGFDVERVTKQFFQDFEGLHQTFCLAIEGIDSEGDRRWYASVLLNRLMFIYFLQRRYFLDNQDALYLQHKLQLCQREGRNFYEFLKELFFVGFAEPEYLRDPEIQKRLGKICYLNGGLFLRHTIEQKYAQIQIDDRAFSQVFDLFSRYSWHLDDRPEKDPLEINPDVLGYIFEKYINQKEFGAYYTRPEITEYLCDRTINKLVLDRLAPTESPHPLAPSPKTGEGGQESIAVGAPAPLSHPGRGVGGEGLSSLLETLDATQCDRLLNEILPTLTLLDPACGSGAFLVAAMKTLIGIYQRVVTRAKSLLEDPHPLAPSPKGGEGGQEVRAVGAPAPLSRPGRGAGGEGLMAETNPHPLAPSPKEGEGGQEAEMYWEISSVLRQRMREVARQFRKEPTASEAILWQALRGRKLDGRKFKRQQPIGAFIVDFFCAQERLVVEVDGGVHQNQQEADQQRQQLLESLGLRFVRVNSNSVERDLPTVLSQIRAEFLPPFPSLGEGLGVRASITQWLQEAAKHPSLDYYIKKRIITDNLYGVDIMEEATEIAKLRLFLALVSSAKTVNDLEPLPNIDFNIMAGNSLIGLIRVDGEGFDRLSQKEKGKGQRGSGFDSTQINLLGPTAVQGNLLQGLAASEYQRILEDKNRTIALYKKHAFQQADSELPQETRLLQLRDHIDKLNRESQAKLNQLLLDEFSQRLGIKYEQAQLVGKPQKRLLTIADIDALEPFHWGYHFDRVFARGGFDAIIANPPWEVFKPNAKEFFANHSDLVAKKKMDIKAFEKEQKRLLQDPDIAQAWNEYQSQFPHVSAYFRSSEDYINQISIVNGKKAGTDINLYKLFLERCHHLLRDGGECGIVIPSGIYTDLGTKQLREMLFSQTEVTGLFCFENRKAIFEGVDSRFKFVILSFGKGGKTQAFPVRFMRHDVAELTNFPAPNDIRLDISLIRKLSPDYLSITEFKNEIDIQIAKKMMQFPLIYDSELGWNLELYGEELHMNRGAKFFQTQKTEYPLYEGGMILHFSHCYDEPRYWIEESDLRSDFLEKRRKRTGLNEIPKDLKNDYEAYRIAIRKIARNTDSRTLISCLIPKNCLAGNSLSVHFPFENNSHNYNRLRFTSEELLVLVSFLSSFPADYILRSRMTANLNTFYLYQIPVPRLQKGDTWFDVIVTCAAKLICTTPEFDDLAKEVGLGSHKNGITNEIERGKLRAELDGIIAHLYDLTEAEFTHILSTFPIVPEPVKEAALNAYRELSKK; via the coding sequence ATGCCGCTCCATCGCCAACGCGCTCAAAAGTATCTCCAAACGTTTGATTTTGAGTCTCTGTTCATTGAAGAACTGGGCTGGGATACGGTCGATCGCGTCATGCTTCCCTTTGAGGTGGATGGCGAATATTTTGAGGTGGTTTCCCTTGCCCAAAAGCGCGGCTTTACGGTCTTTAAGTGCATTACGCCAGAAATTCCGGCGCGTCCAATTCGGGTCAAGCTCGATCGACAATTAACGGACTATAGTAAATCCCACCTGTTGGTGTTTGGGGATGAGAGCAAAACGCAGCAGGAATGGTTGTGGCTGAAGCCAGAAATTAAGCAAGGCAAAAGTAAAAAGGGAAAAGGTAAAAGTGCAGAGACGGTGACATCGACAAGGGCAGTGCGATCGCATTCCTATAAGGTGAGCCAAAACCCGGAAACCTTGCTGCAAAAGCTAGAGGCGCTGATTGTCGATTTCAAGGAAGAAGGCAATCTGACCCATGTGGATGTTGCCCAAAAGGTGAAGCAGGGGTTTGATGTTGAGCGGGTGACGAAGCAATTCTTTCAGGATTTTGAGGGGTTGCACCAGACGTTTTGTTTAGCGATCGAGGGAATCGATTCGGAGGGCGATCGCCGTTGGTATGCGTCGGTTTTGCTGAATCGGTTAATGTTCATCTATTTCTTGCAGCGGCGCTACTTCCTAGATAATCAAGATGCGCTGTATTTGCAACATAAACTGCAACTTTGCCAGCGGGAAGGGAGAAATTTTTATGAGTTTCTCAAGGAGTTGTTTTTTGTTGGGTTTGCGGAGCCAGAATATCTACGTGATCCAGAGATTCAGAAACGGTTAGGCAAGATTTGTTATCTGAATGGGGGCTTGTTTTTACGCCATACCATTGAGCAGAAATATGCTCAAATTCAGATTGATGATCGTGCCTTTTCGCAGGTTTTCGATCTGTTTTCTCGCTATTCTTGGCATTTGGACGATCGCCCTGAAAAAGACCCGCTGGAAATTAACCCGGATGTGTTGGGCTATATTTTCGAGAAATACATTAACCAAAAAGAATTTGGGGCGTACTACACCCGGCCGGAAATCACCGAGTATCTTTGCGATCGCACGATCAACAAATTGGTGCTCGATCGCCTTGCCCCAACAGAAAGCCCTCATCCCCTAGCCCCTTCTCCCAAAACGGGAGAAGGGGGACAAGAATCGATTGCCGTCGGCGCTCCGGCTCCCCTCTCCCACCCTGGGAGAGGGGTTGGGGGAGAGGGCCTTTCATCGCTCCTTGAAACATTAGATGCTACCCAATGCGATCGCCTACTAAATGAAATTTTGCCAACTCTGACGCTGCTCGATCCGGCCTGTGGATCGGGGGCCTTTTTGGTGGCGGCGATGAAAACGTTGATTGGGATTTATCAACGGGTCGTTACAAGGGCTAAGTCGTTGTTAGAAGACCCTCATCCCCTGGCCCCTTCTCCCAAGGGGGGAGAAGGGGGACAAGAGGTTCGTGCCGTCGGCGCTCCGGCTCCCCTCTCCCGTCCTGGGAGAGGGGCTGGGGGTGAGGGTCTCATGGCGGAAACTAACCCTCATCCCCTAGCCCCTTCTCCCAAGGAGGGAGAAGGGGGACAAGAGGCGGAAATGTACTGGGAAATTTCCTCAGTATTGAGACAACGGATGAGGGAAGTTGCTCGCCAATTTCGTAAAGAACCTACAGCCAGTGAAGCCATCTTATGGCAGGCATTACGCGGACGTAAATTAGATGGACGTAAGTTTAAACGTCAGCAACCAATAGGCGCTTTTATTGTTGATTTTTTCTGTGCTCAAGAGCGCTTAGTGGTAGAAGTTGACGGTGGTGTGCATCAAAATCAGCAAGAAGCGGATCAACAGCGTCAACAGTTACTTGAGTCCTTGGGATTACGATTTGTTCGTGTTAACAGCAACTCTGTAGAACGAGATTTGCCCACAGTTCTATCACAGATTCGCGCTGAATTCTTACCCCCCTTTCCCTCCCTGGGAGAGGGGCTGGGGGTGAGGGCAAGCATTACTCAATGGTTGCAGGAAGCTGCCAAGCATCCATCCCTTGACTACTACATCAAAAAACGGATCATTACGGACAATCTCTATGGTGTGGACATCATGGAGGAGGCGACGGAAATTGCGAAGTTGCGGCTATTTTTGGCGTTGGTTTCTTCGGCAAAAACGGTTAATGATTTGGAACCGTTGCCGAATATTGATTTCAATATTATGGCGGGCAATTCGCTGATTGGTTTGATTCGAGTCGATGGGGAAGGGTTTGATCGCTTAAGTCAAAAGGAAAAAGGTAAAGGGCAAAGGGGCAGCGGGTTTGACTCGACGCAAATTAATTTGTTGGGGCCAACGGCGGTGCAGGGCAATTTGCTGCAAGGGTTGGCGGCTTCGGAATATCAGCGAATTTTGGAGGACAAAAATCGCACCATTGCGCTCTACAAAAAACACGCTTTCCAGCAGGCGGACTCGGAATTGCCCCAGGAAACTCGCCTGTTGCAGTTGCGTGACCACATCGACAAGCTCAACCGGGAATCTCAAGCAAAGCTGAATCAATTGTTGTTGGATGAGTTTAGCCAGCGGTTGGGGATTAAGTATGAGCAAGCGCAATTGGTGGGCAAACCCCAAAAGCGGCTATTGACCATTGCGGATATCGATGCGCTGGAGCCGTTTCACTGGGGCTACCATTTTGATCGGGTGTTTGCGCGGGGTGGGTTTGATGCGATTATTGCCAATCCGCCGTGGGAAGTTTTCAAACCCAATGCTAAGGAATTTTTCGCTAATCACAGTGACCTTGTAGCTAAAAAGAAAATGGATATCAAGGCATTTGAAAAGGAGCAGAAGAGGCTTTTACAAGATCCAGATATTGCCCAGGCTTGGAATGAGTATCAGAGCCAATTCCCCCACGTTAGTGCCTATTTTCGATCATCGGAAGATTACATCAACCAAATCTCGATCGTGAATGGGAAAAAAGCTGGAACTGATATAAACCTTTACAAACTATTTTTAGAACGCTGTCATCATTTATTACGGGATGGTGGTGAGTGTGGCATTGTCATTCCTAGTGGTATCTATACCGATTTGGGAACAAAGCAACTCCGAGAAATGCTTTTTTCGCAAACAGAAGTAACAGGACTATTTTGCTTCGAGAACCGCAAGGCAATTTTTGAGGGCGTGGATAGTCGCTTTAAGTTTGTAATCTTGAGCTTCGGGAAAGGTGGAAAAACACAAGCTTTTCCCGTGCGGTTCATGCGTCACGATGTCGCTGAATTAACCAATTTTCCTGCACCTAATGATATCCGTTTAGATATCTCTCTCATCCGAAAGTTATCGCCAGATTATTTGTCAATCACGGAGTTCAAAAATGAGATTGACATTCAAATTGCCAAGAAAATGATGCAATTTCCTCTTATATATGATTCTGAACTTGGTTGGAATTTAGAGCTTTATGGCGAAGAATTACACATGAATCGTGGAGCTAAATTCTTTCAAACTCAGAAAACTGAATATCCTTTGTATGAAGGTGGAATGATTTTACATTTCTCTCATTGCTATGATGAGCCTAGATATTGGATTGAAGAATCTGATTTGAGAAGTGATTTTCTTGAGAAACGTCGAAAAAGAACTGGATTAAATGAGATTCCAAAAGATCTTAAAAATGATTATGAAGCATATAGAATTGCGATAAGAAAAATTGCTAGAAATACTGACTCTAGAACATTAATATCGTGTTTAATCCCTAAAAATTGTCTAGCAGGGAACTCTTTGTCTGTTCATTTCCCATTTGAAAACAATTCCCATAATTACAATAGGTTAAGATTTACAAGTGAAGAATTACTTGTATTAGTTTCGTTCTTGAGTAGTTTTCCTGCAGATTATATACTTCGATCTCGAATGACGGCAAATCTTAATACTTTTTATCTTTATCAAATCCCAGTCCCACGACTCCAAAAAGGAGACACATGGTTTGATGTCATAGTAACCTGTGCCGCCAAACTCATCTGCACCACCCCCGAATTTGACGACTTAGCCAAAGAAGTTGGCTTAGGCTCCCACAAAAACGGCATCACAAACGAAATAGAACGGGGTAAACTTCGCGCCGAACTCGATGGCATCATTGCCCACCTGTATGACTTAACCGAAGCAGAATTTACCCATATTCTCAGCACCTTCCCGATCGTCCCCGAGCCAGTCAAAGAAGCCGCCCTTAATGCTTACCGGGAGTTAAGTAAAAAGTAA
- a CDS encoding ankyrin repeat domain-containing protein, translating to MGRGLIRRAHSYIQRGNRRRLRLLLGKHPELYQSNEARLLDYAIWHNRSMVTWLLDRGAPVDGPPGNFGCTPLLNVVVEGDLPMIDLLLRRGADPNAVTDDSETPLGFAVAWRQAGAIGRLLAAGADPNRIGDYGPDFTHLDQALLMDWPEGAERLRAAGAKRFSELAASVES from the coding sequence ATGGGTCGTGGTCTTATTCGTCGAGCACACAGCTACATTCAACGCGGCAATCGGCGGCGGCTGCGATTGTTGTTGGGCAAACATCCCGAGCTTTACCAGTCCAACGAAGCCAGGTTGCTGGACTACGCCATTTGGCACAACCGATCGATGGTGACTTGGCTGCTCGATCGGGGCGCGCCCGTGGATGGCCCGCCCGGTAACTTTGGCTGTACTCCCCTGCTAAACGTCGTTGTTGAAGGGGACTTGCCGATGATCGATTTGCTGTTGCGACGGGGAGCCGACCCCAACGCCGTCACGGATGATTCAGAAACGCCCCTTGGGTTTGCCGTGGCTTGGCGACAGGCCGGCGCGATCGGCCGCTTGTTGGCCGCCGGAGCCGACCCCAACCGAATCGGTGACTATGGCCCCGACTTCACCCATCTCGATCAGGCATTGCTGATGGATTGGCCCGAGGGGGCGGAACGCTTGCGGGCGGCTGGAGCAAAGCGGTTTTCGGAGTTGGCGGCCAGCGTGGAATCCTAG
- a CDS encoding glycosyltransferase family 39 protein: protein MINQTISQKILTSLQKGFQTGFQSPRQAPRWTISFPLLGLILLSGAIALYGINWGLPDWKGWAADELTPERVLEAIDQKFANGWHYKYPPFHYYLLTLLYSPLLVLKQLGWVSFEDLKTYSLLFYLNRLLCVIMGMGTMVLMVRLGEMIFDRKTGWLAALSMALTPLYVYYAKIANLDIPVLFWSIAFLIVYVEILNHHRFRDYIIGAVLAAIAVCTKDQFYGFCILTPFFVIWHYWQKQRLSNPQFTLWQAVRDRRVGYGLGAGVGAFLILQNALFNFQGFIDRFNLILYGGASIRPRYEESLQGQWEMLGQSFGHLQFSFGWPLWWLAWVGIALYGWRLVRSLRGHSQPNRTSLHPTDRQWLPLYLWVPGISYYLFYIAPILYNDVRYLMPLMPLFAFFAGSAMAQLSDRLKPWFFPGAFITTLALSYSLGYSWTVNSLMTHDSRYFVEEWMRSQIPANQLILEVGIEKYLPRTTGFQAKLLEEPDLGQVSALKPQWIIVSSGYDQRRFLQNSPGHQFFEQLQSGKLGYELALQYQTKPKWYWFDRPTVTYRLLDDMKIYSNFDKIDPEITIYRSNKSTE, encoded by the coding sequence ATGATTAACCAAACAATTAGCCAAAAAATTCTGACCAGTTTGCAAAAGGGATTTCAAACCGGGTTCCAAAGTCCTCGCCAAGCTCCCCGCTGGACAATCTCCTTCCCCCTCTTGGGTTTGATTTTGTTAAGTGGCGCGATCGCCCTCTATGGCATTAACTGGGGATTGCCAGACTGGAAAGGTTGGGCCGCCGATGAGCTAACGCCAGAACGGGTTTTAGAGGCGATCGATCAAAAATTTGCTAACGGTTGGCACTATAAATATCCACCCTTTCACTATTACTTACTGACCCTGCTCTATTCGCCCCTGTTGGTTCTGAAACAACTGGGCTGGGTTTCCTTTGAAGACCTGAAAACCTATAGCCTTTTGTTCTATCTCAATCGGCTGCTTTGCGTGATCATGGGCATGGGAACCATGGTCTTGATGGTGCGGTTGGGAGAAATGATTTTTGATCGCAAAACGGGCTGGCTAGCGGCCTTATCCATGGCCCTCACGCCCCTTTATGTCTACTACGCCAAAATCGCCAACTTAGATATTCCCGTTTTGTTTTGGTCGATCGCCTTTTTAATTGTCTATGTGGAAATTCTGAACCATCACCGCTTTCGCGACTACATCATCGGCGCAGTTTTAGCCGCGATCGCCGTTTGTACCAAAGATCAGTTCTATGGATTTTGCATCCTCACGCCGTTCTTTGTGATTTGGCACTATTGGCAAAAACAACGGCTGAGCAATCCTCAATTCACCCTTTGGCAAGCGGTGCGCGATCGACGGGTGGGCTATGGCCTTGGTGCAGGGGTTGGAGCATTTTTAATTCTGCAAAATGCCCTCTTTAACTTCCAAGGGTTTATCGATCGATTCAACTTAATTCTGTACGGAGGAGCCAGCATTCGACCTCGCTACGAAGAAAGTTTGCAAGGGCAGTGGGAAATGCTGGGGCAAAGTTTTGGTCATTTGCAATTTTCCTTTGGCTGGCCCCTTTGGTGGCTGGCTTGGGTCGGAATAGCGCTCTATGGCTGGCGATTGGTTCGATCGCTCCGAGGCCATTCCCAACCAAACCGCACCTCTCTTCATCCCACCGATCGGCAATGGTTGCCGCTCTATCTTTGGGTTCCCGGTATTTCCTATTACCTGTTTTATATCGCGCCTATTTTGTATAACGATGTGCGCTATTTAATGCCCTTAATGCCCCTCTTTGCCTTCTTCGCGGGTTCTGCCATGGCCCAGTTGAGCGATCGCCTGAAACCTTGGTTTTTTCCCGGTGCTTTCATCACCACCCTCGCCTTGAGTTATAGCCTGGGTTATAGCTGGACAGTCAACAGTTTAATGACCCATGATTCGCGCTATTTTGTTGAAGAATGGATGCGATCACAAATTCCCGCCAATCAATTAATTCTGGAAGTGGGCATTGAGAAATATTTGCCCCGTACCACAGGATTTCAGGCCAAATTGCTCGAAGAACCGGACTTGGGCCAGGTGAGCGCCCTCAAACCCCAATGGATTATTGTCAGCAGTGGCTATGACCAACGCCGCTTTTTGCAAAATTCTCCAGGTCACCAATTTTTTGAGCAGTTACAATCGGGAAAGTTGGGCTACGAACTGGCGCTGCAATACCAAACCAAGCCCAAGTGGTATTGGTTCGATCGCCCCACGGTGACCTATCGACTGTTGGATGACATGAAAATTTATTCCAACTTCGACAAAATCGACCCTGAAATCACAATTTATCGATCGAATAAATCGACTGAATAA